The window TCATCCGAAATTCGACTTTGATGAAAGCGCAATGCTTCTGGCCGCAAAAACACTCGGGGCTGCAGCAATCGATTATCAAAAATAAGAAAAGTGCTGGAAGGCTTTAAGCTAAAGGCGCTCGAGCTAGACAACAAGAAAAGCGCAAGCGCCTGATTAGCTTGAAAAACTTATAATTTCTTATTCTTTATGAAAATGATGGCCTTCTCACTTAAATAGGTGAGAAGGCCTTTTTACTATTGGTCAATCATAAAAAGTCCTGTAAACCCATTAAAGACCGCTTAATTCAGCCCCAAAAAACTGTATATTCGACAGGTTAATGGAACCAACAGACAAAATAGTACATATTAACCAACAAAATGGTTGCATTTATAATTTTCTGACTTATAATGTGATTTTAAGACTAAAAATTATAAGGGGTGCATTAATTTGGGGAAAAAGAATGAAAATGGAAATTACATTGTTTCCTTCGACACGTTTATGTTACAACCTGTAATCAAAGGGAATAAAATTTCAACAAATGTCGTCGAACGAAACGGCGAATTCAGTGTTCCAAGAAAGCCCATCCACATTGTTAGAAAGTCCTGCGATTTTTATGGAGGTTCTTTGCAAAATTCAACAAATACAGCGAAACTTGCGCTAGGCAAACGACATAAAACTCCGATTATCGTAGCTCATGACTTTGGGGTACCTTATATCTTCCTACCTACCATGTCTCCAGCTTCTGAACAGAATGTCTGGATTTCTTACAGTGCAATCGAAAATATAGAGCAAGACAATATGGACTCTATTATC of the Sporosarcina sp. FSL K6-1508 genome contains:
- a CDS encoding competence protein ComK; protein product: MGKKNENGNYIVSFDTFMLQPVIKGNKISTNVVERNGEFSVPRKPIHIVRKSCDFYGGSLQNSTNTAKLALGKRHKTPIIVAHDFGVPYIFLPTMSPASEQNVWISYSAIENIEQDNMDSIIHLENNRSFKVNISAATMYRQYAVATLLEKNFLKKQRQLNRPSVFEEFEDYNDTEDDD